The Fusobacterium sp. IOR10 genome window below encodes:
- a CDS encoding TaqI-like C-terminal specificity domain-containing protein, with product MGKNNFKVYTPSKYAEIITTLALKYYFQDVYSKKQLDKLRIIDLSCGTGNLLCLTLEKLIKISFKINGEYSYNPSWIQGYDLDKNAGEKFQRNVFEILKKYNLNGEILFENKDGILSDINEKYDIVLGNPPYIGEKNNKELFSKIKETDFGKLYYESKMDYFYFFIEKAIEILKPDGILSYITTNYWLKADSGKTLRYFLRRNGKFLEINNFNMSVFEEAPGQHNVIFLWKKTNDNLISNSKDFKVNVTLENINFIMREEDLYSSEEKILLIKENDLKFNKRIEDKSNYKLNELFHVNQGIISGCDKAFVLKEYDKKFKEYLKPMYKNKDILKYSYTKENKFWILYIDKNVKINSYLRNHLLEYREKLENRREVKSGRISWYELQWSRKENIFLEEKIIVRQRCKTNLFAYSNEPFYGSADIYYLTPKETGFNIFYILGFLNSDVFYRWYKLNGKSKGYNLEFYSTPLKEIPIYYPDNTSEIQYIENLVRDQIKIYCESRQDKINSYFKNIFKQVK from the coding sequence ATGGGAAAAAATAATTTTAAAGTTTATACACCTTCTAAATATGCTGAAATTATAACAACTTTAGCTCTTAAATATTACTTTCAAGATGTATATTCAAAGAAACAACTAGATAAACTAAGAATCATAGATTTATCCTGTGGTACAGGAAATCTTCTCTGTTTAACTCTTGAGAAATTGATAAAGATATCCTTTAAAATTAATGGGGAATATTCGTATAATCCTTCGTGGATACAAGGTTATGATTTGGATAAAAATGCTGGTGAAAAATTTCAAAGAAATGTTTTTGAAATTTTAAAAAAGTATAACTTAAATGGAGAAATATTATTTGAAAATAAGGATGGAATCCTAAGTGATATTAATGAAAAATATGATATTGTTTTAGGTAATCCTCCATACATTGGAGAAAAAAATAATAAAGAACTGTTTAGTAAAATTAAAGAAACTGATTTTGGAAAATTATATTATGAATCTAAAATGGATTATTTTTACTTTTTCATAGAAAAAGCAATAGAAATATTAAAGCCAGATGGGATACTTTCATATATAACCACCAATTACTGGTTAAAGGCAGACAGTGGTAAAACCCTTAGATATTTTTTAAGAAGGAATGGAAAATTTCTTGAAATTAACAATTTTAATATGTCTGTTTTTGAAGAGGCACCAGGACAACATAATGTTATCTTTCTTTGGAAAAAAACAAATGACAACCTTATTTCTAATAGTAAAGATTTTAAAGTAAATGTAACTTTGGAAAATATTAATTTTATAATGAGAGAAGAAGATCTATATAGTAGTGAAGAAAAAATTCTTTTAATAAAGGAAAATGATCTTAAGTTTAATAAAAGAATTGAAGATAAATCAAACTATAAACTAAATGAACTTTTCCATGTGAATCAAGGGATAATTTCTGGCTGTGACAAGGCTTTTGTATTAAAAGAATATGATAAAAAATTTAAAGAATATTTAAAACCAATGTATAAAAATAAGGATATATTAAAATATTCTTACACTAAAGAAAATAAATTTTGGATTCTCTACATTGATAAAAATGTAAAAATTAATAGTTATCTTAGAAATCATCTTCTAGAATATAGAGAAAAATTAGAAAATAGACGGGAAGTTAAAAGTGGAAGAATAAGTTGGTATGAACTTCAATGGTCTAGAAAAGAAAATATTTTCTTAGAGGAAAAAATAATAGTGAGACAAAGATGCAAAACTAATTTATTTGCCTATTCAAATGAACCCTTCTATGGAAGTGCTGATATTTATTATTTAACTCCTAAAGAAACAGGATTTAATATTTTTTATATCCTAGGATTTTTAAATTCAGATGTTTTTTATAGATGGTACAAATTAAATGGTAAATCCAAGGGATATAACTTGGAATTTTACTCTACCCCTTTAAAGGAAATACCTATCTATTACCCTGATAACACTTCAGAAATACAATATATTGAAAATTTAGTAAGAGATCAAATAAAAATCTATTGTGAAAGTAGACAAGATAAAATAAATTCATATTTTAAAAATATTTTTAAACAAGTTAAATAA
- a CDS encoding ScpA family protein, translated as MTLKDGENLKENKNEIVFKLDNFEGPLELLIYLIDKKKVKISEVKISQIIDEYLEIMEDLKNQSLNVKVEFLIMATELLEIKAKSILSIDKEKNSEKELKRKLEEYQLFKKVTAEVRKFENEFNISYSKKDGKEIKKIQAKEYDLNKLTLEDVCKSYTKFINRQENEFIEIKYEKTYSIEEEKEKILLCVYEKEKSLDEIFEISENRMHLVYIFLALLDFYKDGKIDIISTSETIFIKIISTR; from the coding sequence ATGACGTTAAAAGATGGAGAAAATTTAAAAGAAAATAAAAATGAAATTGTTTTTAAACTTGACAATTTTGAAGGTCCCTTGGAACTTTTGATTTATTTAATTGATAAGAAAAAAGTTAAAATATCTGAGGTTAAAATTTCACAAATAATTGATGAATATTTGGAAATTATGGAGGACCTTAAAAATCAATCTTTAAATGTTAAGGTTGAATTTTTAATTATGGCCACTGAACTTTTGGAAATAAAAGCCAAATCAATACTTAGCATTGATAAGGAAAAAAATTCTGAAAAGGAACTTAAAAGAAAATTAGAAGAATATCAGTTATTTAAAAAAGTTACTGCTGAAGTAAGAAAATTTGAAAACGAATTTAATATTTCCTACTCAAAAAAAGATGGTAAAGAAATTAAAAAAATCCAAGCAAAGGAATATGATTTAAATAAACTTACCCTTGAAGATGTATGCAAAAGCTATACAAAATTTATTAATAGACAAGAAAATGAATTCATTGAAATAAAATATGAAAAAACATATTCCATAGAGGAAGAAAAGGAAAAAATTCTTCTATGTGTGTATGAAAAAGAAAAATCTTTAGATGAAATATTTGAAATTTCAGAAAATAGGATGCATCTAGTTTATATTTTCCTAGCCTTGCTTGACTTTTATAAAGATGGAAAAATTGATATAATTTCAACAAGTGAAACTATATTCATAAAAATAATTTCAACAAGATAA
- the murJ gene encoding murein biosynthesis integral membrane protein MurJ — MFKSGFFMMIITLVSRVLGLARSVVIAYYFGASASTDAFFSAFKISNFFRQLLGEGALGTSFIPLYNEKVKLQGEEEGRNFIFSIMNIVLIFSVLVAVFTAVFSKEIISVIVGGFSYETQMMASYLLKIMSSYFIFIALAGMIGAILNNFKCFALPASTSIFFNIAILGSAILFGRQYGVKAMAYGILLGGAMQLLLVVPTFLKKVKGYKFKIIFKDEYLKKLMFLIVPMLIGIFARQINTMVDQFFASYLQAGGVSALENATRLYSLPIGVFGVSVSTVIYPTLSKKIVDKDFKAVENNIIKGLNILLFFVIPSMGVFCFYSQEVVSLLFGYGKFDANAVSITGSALLFYSIGLYFYTAIHLLTRAFYGMKNSKDPVKFSVISIIINILLNALLIGPLKYKGLALSTSIAAICNFSLLFYTFRKKYINLNLKSIIQFKIKVLISTGLSILGSFYIDNIIIKLIVFSMIYLSLWAYPIYKKRLEVF; from the coding sequence ATGTTTAAAAGTGGATTTTTTATGATGATAATAACTTTAGTTAGTAGGGTATTGGGACTAGCTAGAAGTGTAGTTATAGCATATTATTTTGGAGCATCTGCTAGTACAGATGCTTTTTTTAGTGCCTTTAAAATAAGCAATTTTTTTAGGCAACTACTTGGGGAAGGGGCACTTGGAACATCATTTATTCCCCTTTACAACGAAAAGGTTAAGTTACAAGGGGAAGAAGAGGGAAGAAATTTTATTTTTTCCATTATGAATATTGTTTTAATTTTCTCTGTTTTAGTTGCTGTTTTTACCGCTGTATTTTCTAAGGAAATAATAAGTGTTATTGTTGGTGGTTTCTCCTATGAAACTCAAATGATGGCTTCTTATTTACTTAAAATTATGTCATCTTATTTTATATTTATAGCTCTTGCTGGTATGATAGGTGCTATTTTAAACAATTTTAAATGCTTTGCCCTACCTGCATCAACATCTATATTTTTTAACATAGCAATTTTAGGTTCTGCTATTTTATTTGGAAGACAATATGGTGTTAAAGCTATGGCCTATGGGATTTTATTAGGTGGAGCAATGCAGTTATTACTTGTGGTTCCAACCTTTTTAAAGAAAGTTAAGGGATATAAATTTAAAATAATATTTAAGGATGAATACTTAAAAAAATTAATGTTTTTAATAGTTCCAATGCTAATTGGAATATTTGCAAGACAGATAAATACAATGGTGGACCAATTCTTTGCATCATATTTACAAGCTGGGGGAGTTTCTGCCTTGGAAAATGCAACTAGACTATATTCTTTACCTATTGGAGTTTTTGGAGTATCTGTTTCAACTGTTATTTATCCAACTCTTTCAAAAAAAATAGTTGATAAGGATTTTAAAGCTGTTGAAAATAATATTATAAAGGGGTTAAATATATTACTGTTCTTTGTTATCCCTTCCATGGGAGTATTTTGTTTTTACTCACAAGAAGTTGTTTCTCTTTTATTTGGTTATGGTAAATTTGATGCAAATGCTGTTAGCATAACTGGTAGTGCCTTACTTTTCTATTCTATAGGTCTTTATTTTTACACAGCTATACACTTACTTACTAGAGCCTTTTACGGAATGAAAAACAGTAAAGACCCTGTTAAATTTTCTGTTATTTCAATAATTATAAATATTCTTTTAAACGCTCTTTTAATAGGACCTTTAAAGTATAAGGGCCTTGCACTTTCAACATCAATTGCTGCTATTTGTAATTTTTCTTTATTGTTTTACACATTTAGAAAAAAATATATTAATTTAAATTTAAAGTCAATAATACAGTTTAAAATAAAAGTTTTAATAAGTACTGGATTAAGTATTTTAGGAAGTTTCTATATAGATAACATCATTATCAAGCTAATTGTGTTCTCAATGATTTATTTATCTTTATGGGCCTATCCTATATATAAAAAAAGATTAGAGGTATTTTAA